The following coding sequences lie in one Mus musculus strain C57BL/6J chromosome 11, GRCm38.p6 C57BL/6J genomic window:
- the Galr2 gene encoding galanin receptor type 2 isoform X2: MNGSDSQGAEDSSQEGGGGWQPEAVLVPLFFALIFLVGAVGNALVLAVLLRGGQAVSTTNLFILNLGVADLCFILCCVPFQATIYTLDDWVFGSLLCKAVHFLIFLTMHASSFTLAAVSLDRYLAIRYPLHSRELRTPRNALAAIGLIWGLALLFSGPYLSYYSQSQLANLTVCHPAWSAPRRRAMDLCTFVFSYLLPVLVLSLTYARTLHYLWRTVDPVAAGSGSQRAKRKVTRMIVIVAVLFCLCWMPHHALILCVWFGRFPLTRATYALRILSHLVSYANSCVNPIVYALVSKHFRKGFRKICAGLLRRAPRRASGRVCILAPGNHSGGMLEPESTDLTQLGSGSRSEQEQSQPSSLRSP, translated from the exons ATGAATGGCTCGGACAGCCAGGGGGCGGAGGACTCGAGCCAGGAAGGTGGCGGCGGCTGGCAGCCCGAGGCGGTCCTCGTACCCCTATTTTTCGCGCTCATCTTCCTCGTGGGCGCTGTGGGCAACGCGCTGGTGCTGGCGGTGCTGCTGCGCGGCGGCCAGGCGGTCAGCACCACGAACCTATTCATCCTCAACCTGGGTGTGGCCGACCTGTGTTTCATCCTGTGCTGCGTGCCTTTCCAGGCCACCATCTATACCCTGGACGATTGGGTGTTTGGCTCACTGCTCTGCAAGGCCGTTCATTTCCTCATCTTCCTCACTATGCACGCCAGCAGCTTCACGCTGGCCGCTGTCTCGCTGGACAG GTATCTGGCCATCCGCTACCCGCTGCACTCCCGAGAGTTGCGCACACCTCGAAACGCGCTGGCGGCCATCGGGCTCATCTGGGGGCTAGCACTGCTCTTCTCCGGGCCCTACCTGAGCTACTACAGTCAGTCGCAGCTGGCCAATCTGACGGTGTGCCACCCAGCGTGGAGCGCACCACGACGTCGCGCCATGGACCTCTGCACTTTTGTCTTTAGCTACCTGTTGCCAGTGCTGGTGCTCAGCCTGACCTATGCGCGCACCCTGCACTACCTCTGGCGCACAGTTGACCCAGTAGCTGCAGGCTCAGGTTCCCAGCGCGCCAAGCGCAAGGTGACACGGATGATCGTCATCGTGGCGGTACTCTTCTGCCTCTGTTGGATGCCCCACCACGCGCTTATCCTCTGCGTGTGGTTTGGTCGCTTTCCGCTCACGCGTGCCACTTACGCCCTGCGCATCCTTTCACATCTAGTATCTTATGCCAACTCGTGTGTCAACCCCATCGTTTATGCTCTGGTCTCCAAGCATTTCCGCAAAGGTTTCCGCAAAATCTGCGCGGGCCTGCTACGCCGTGCCCCGAGGAGAGCTTCAGGCCGAGTGTGCATCCTGGCGCCTGGAAACCATAGTGGTGGCATGCTGGAACCTGAGTCCACAGACCTGACACAG ctgggaagtggaagcaggagcgAGCAGGAACAAAGCCAGCCATCAAGTTTGAGGAGTCCTTGA
- the Galr2 gene encoding galanin receptor type 2 isoform X1, with protein sequence MNGSDSQGAEDSSQEGGGGWQPEAVLVPLFFALIFLVGAVGNALVLAVLLRGGQAVSTTNLFILNLGVADLCFILCCVPFQATIYTLDDWVFGSLLCKAVHFLIFLTMHASSFTLAAVSLDRYLAIRYPLHSRELRTPRNALAAIGLIWGLALLFSGPYLSYYSQSQLANLTVCHPAWSAPRRRAMDLCTFVFSYLLPVLVLSLTYARTLHYLWRTVDPVAAGSGSQRAKRKVTRMIVIVAVLFCLCWMPHHALILCVWFGRFPLTRATYALRILSHLVSYANSCVNPIVYALVSKHFRKGFRKICAGLLRRAPRRASGRVCILAPGNHSGGMLEPESTDLTQQLGSGSRSEQEQSQPSSLRSP encoded by the exons ATGAATGGCTCGGACAGCCAGGGGGCGGAGGACTCGAGCCAGGAAGGTGGCGGCGGCTGGCAGCCCGAGGCGGTCCTCGTACCCCTATTTTTCGCGCTCATCTTCCTCGTGGGCGCTGTGGGCAACGCGCTGGTGCTGGCGGTGCTGCTGCGCGGCGGCCAGGCGGTCAGCACCACGAACCTATTCATCCTCAACCTGGGTGTGGCCGACCTGTGTTTCATCCTGTGCTGCGTGCCTTTCCAGGCCACCATCTATACCCTGGACGATTGGGTGTTTGGCTCACTGCTCTGCAAGGCCGTTCATTTCCTCATCTTCCTCACTATGCACGCCAGCAGCTTCACGCTGGCCGCTGTCTCGCTGGACAG GTATCTGGCCATCCGCTACCCGCTGCACTCCCGAGAGTTGCGCACACCTCGAAACGCGCTGGCGGCCATCGGGCTCATCTGGGGGCTAGCACTGCTCTTCTCCGGGCCCTACCTGAGCTACTACAGTCAGTCGCAGCTGGCCAATCTGACGGTGTGCCACCCAGCGTGGAGCGCACCACGACGTCGCGCCATGGACCTCTGCACTTTTGTCTTTAGCTACCTGTTGCCAGTGCTGGTGCTCAGCCTGACCTATGCGCGCACCCTGCACTACCTCTGGCGCACAGTTGACCCAGTAGCTGCAGGCTCAGGTTCCCAGCGCGCCAAGCGCAAGGTGACACGGATGATCGTCATCGTGGCGGTACTCTTCTGCCTCTGTTGGATGCCCCACCACGCGCTTATCCTCTGCGTGTGGTTTGGTCGCTTTCCGCTCACGCGTGCCACTTACGCCCTGCGCATCCTTTCACATCTAGTATCTTATGCCAACTCGTGTGTCAACCCCATCGTTTATGCTCTGGTCTCCAAGCATTTCCGCAAAGGTTTCCGCAAAATCTGCGCGGGCCTGCTACGCCGTGCCCCGAGGAGAGCTTCAGGCCGAGTGTGCATCCTGGCGCCTGGAAACCATAGTGGTGGCATGCTGGAACCTGAGTCCACAGACCTGACACAG CAGctgggaagtggaagcaggagcgAGCAGGAACAAAGCCAGCCATCAAGTTTGAGGAGTCCTTGA
- the Galr2 gene encoding galanin receptor type 2 isoform X3 produces MNGSDSQGAEDSSQEGGGGWQPEAVLVPLFFALIFLVGAVGNALVLAVLLRGGQAVSTTNLFILNLGVADLCFILCCVPFQATIYTLDDWVFGSLLCKAVHFLIFLTMHASSFTLAAVSLDRYLAIRYPLHSRELRTPRNALAAIGLIWGLALLFSGPYLSYYSQSQLANLTVCHPAWSAPRRRAMDLCTFVFSYLLPVLVLSLTYARTLHYLWRTVDPVAAGSGSQRAKRKVTRMIVIVAVLFCLCWMPHHALILCVWFGRFPLTRATYALRILSHLVSYANSCVNPIVYALVSKHFRKGFRKICAGLLRRAPRRASGRVCILAPGNHSGGMLEPESTDLTQIARVVT; encoded by the exons ATGAATGGCTCGGACAGCCAGGGGGCGGAGGACTCGAGCCAGGAAGGTGGCGGCGGCTGGCAGCCCGAGGCGGTCCTCGTACCCCTATTTTTCGCGCTCATCTTCCTCGTGGGCGCTGTGGGCAACGCGCTGGTGCTGGCGGTGCTGCTGCGCGGCGGCCAGGCGGTCAGCACCACGAACCTATTCATCCTCAACCTGGGTGTGGCCGACCTGTGTTTCATCCTGTGCTGCGTGCCTTTCCAGGCCACCATCTATACCCTGGACGATTGGGTGTTTGGCTCACTGCTCTGCAAGGCCGTTCATTTCCTCATCTTCCTCACTATGCACGCCAGCAGCTTCACGCTGGCCGCTGTCTCGCTGGACAG GTATCTGGCCATCCGCTACCCGCTGCACTCCCGAGAGTTGCGCACACCTCGAAACGCGCTGGCGGCCATCGGGCTCATCTGGGGGCTAGCACTGCTCTTCTCCGGGCCCTACCTGAGCTACTACAGTCAGTCGCAGCTGGCCAATCTGACGGTGTGCCACCCAGCGTGGAGCGCACCACGACGTCGCGCCATGGACCTCTGCACTTTTGTCTTTAGCTACCTGTTGCCAGTGCTGGTGCTCAGCCTGACCTATGCGCGCACCCTGCACTACCTCTGGCGCACAGTTGACCCAGTAGCTGCAGGCTCAGGTTCCCAGCGCGCCAAGCGCAAGGTGACACGGATGATCGTCATCGTGGCGGTACTCTTCTGCCTCTGTTGGATGCCCCACCACGCGCTTATCCTCTGCGTGTGGTTTGGTCGCTTTCCGCTCACGCGTGCCACTTACGCCCTGCGCATCCTTTCACATCTAGTATCTTATGCCAACTCGTGTGTCAACCCCATCGTTTATGCTCTGGTCTCCAAGCATTTCCGCAAAGGTTTCCGCAAAATCTGCGCGGGCCTGCTACGCCGTGCCCCGAGGAGAGCTTCAGGCCGAGTGTGCATCCTGGCGCCTGGAAACCATAGTGGTGGCATGCTGGAACCTGAGTCCACAGACCTGACACAG ATTGCGAGAGTGGTGACATAG
- the Galr2 gene encoding galanin receptor type 2, translated as MNGSDSQGAEDSSQEGGGGWQPEAVLVPLFFALIFLVGAVGNALVLAVLLRGGQAVSTTNLFILNLGVADLCFILCCVPFQATIYTLDDWVFGSLLCKAVHFLIFLTMHASSFTLAAVSLDRYLAIRYPLHSRELRTPRNALAAIGLIWGLALLFSGPYLSYYSQSQLANLTVCHPAWSAPRRRAMDLCTFVFSYLLPVLVLSLTYARTLHYLWRTVDPVAAGSGSQRAKRKVTRMIVIVAVLFCLCWMPHHALILCVWFGRFPLTRATYALRILSHLVSYANSCVNPIVYALVSKHFRKGFRKICAGLLRRAPRRASGRVCILAPGNHSGGMLEPESTDLTQVSEAAGPLVPAPALPNCTTLSRTLDPAC; from the exons ATGAATGGCTCGGACAGCCAGGGGGCGGAGGACTCGAGCCAGGAAGGTGGCGGCGGCTGGCAGCCCGAGGCGGTCCTCGTACCCCTATTTTTCGCGCTCATCTTCCTCGTGGGCGCTGTGGGCAACGCGCTGGTGCTGGCGGTGCTGCTGCGCGGCGGCCAGGCGGTCAGCACCACGAACCTATTCATCCTCAACCTGGGTGTGGCCGACCTGTGTTTCATCCTGTGCTGCGTGCCTTTCCAGGCCACCATCTATACCCTGGACGATTGGGTGTTTGGCTCACTGCTCTGCAAGGCCGTTCATTTCCTCATCTTCCTCACTATGCACGCCAGCAGCTTCACGCTGGCCGCTGTCTCGCTGGACAG GTATCTGGCCATCCGCTACCCGCTGCACTCCCGAGAGTTGCGCACACCTCGAAACGCGCTGGCGGCCATCGGGCTCATCTGGGGGCTAGCACTGCTCTTCTCCGGGCCCTACCTGAGCTACTACAGTCAGTCGCAGCTGGCCAATCTGACGGTGTGCCACCCAGCGTGGAGCGCACCACGACGTCGCGCCATGGACCTCTGCACTTTTGTCTTTAGCTACCTGTTGCCAGTGCTGGTGCTCAGCCTGACCTATGCGCGCACCCTGCACTACCTCTGGCGCACAGTTGACCCAGTAGCTGCAGGCTCAGGTTCCCAGCGCGCCAAGCGCAAGGTGACACGGATGATCGTCATCGTGGCGGTACTCTTCTGCCTCTGTTGGATGCCCCACCACGCGCTTATCCTCTGCGTGTGGTTTGGTCGCTTTCCGCTCACGCGTGCCACTTACGCCCTGCGCATCCTTTCACATCTAGTATCTTATGCCAACTCGTGTGTCAACCCCATCGTTTATGCTCTGGTCTCCAAGCATTTCCGCAAAGGTTTCCGCAAAATCTGCGCGGGCCTGCTACGCCGTGCCCCGAGGAGAGCTTCAGGCCGAGTGTGCATCCTGGCGCCTGGAAACCATAGTGGTGGCATGCTGGAACCTGAGTCCACAGACCTGACACAGGTGAGCGAGGCAGCCGGGCCCCTCGTCCCCGCACCCGCACTTCCCAACTGCACAACCTTGAGTAGAACCCTCGATCCAGCCTGTTAA